One Hordeum vulgare subsp. vulgare chromosome 4H, MorexV3_pseudomolecules_assembly, whole genome shotgun sequence DNA window includes the following coding sequences:
- the LOC123448697 gene encoding uncharacterized protein LOC123448697 — MVLQFLHLPDVAPARSHFRRSSGSASSTVAYFRRSPASGASSTAASGSSSTAVAGLRSRFCLPITLPPLAGLCLLYGRGGARSRFCLLYGRDRELHQTGWL, encoded by the coding sequence ATGGTTTTGCAGTTCCTCCATCTTCCTGACGTAGCCCCAGCCCGATCACACTTCCGCCGCTCGTCGGGCTCTGCCTCCTCTACAGTCGCGTACTTCCGCCGCTCGCCGGCCTCGGGCGCCTCCTCTACGGCCGCGTCGGGCTCCTCCTCTACGGCCGTGGCGGGGCTCAGGTCCAGGTTCTGCCTCCCGATCACACTTCCGCCGCTCGCCGGCCTCTGCCTCCTCTACGGCCGCGGCGGGGCTCGGTCCAGGTTCTGCCTCCTCTACGGCCGCGACAGGGAACTGCATCAGACAG
- the LOC123450556 gene encoding serine/arginine repetitive matrix protein 3-like has translation MLCTVRPRRARARGTGRRHGAPAGAPRRARGAGRRSARRGWRGAAGGRRRRRRGGWGARRGRGRGRTWGRPRAGGRRRRSWAATSGSAGRSRSRRLPFTGALSGLVVAACSARPVEPEPEHGHGRGHEPERVRNAREPRGPPLRVGPLGGRDHQQQLRLPQRLQRRRRGEDIVNSVGEGIEVFVTDMSRTEDNMHLTVSQTNKMQLTEGVRSKSFLAVSCATATSRFGCT, from the exons ATGCTATGCACAGTGCGACCTCGTCGGGCCCGAGCGCGAGGGACTGGGCGGCGCCATGGGGCCCCGGCGGGCGCGCCGCGGCGAGCgcggggcgcggggcggcgaAGCGCGAGGCGAGGCTGGAGAGGTGCtgctggaggaaggaggaggcggcggcgagggggtTGGGGggcgaggagggggagggggaggggtcgGACATGGGGGCGGCCgcgagcgggaggaaggaggaggaggagttgggcggCGACATCGGGTTCGGCTGGCCGCTCTCGGTCGCGTCGGCTTCCGTTTACGGGCGCTCTGTCTGGTCTGGTGGTGGCGGCGTGCAGCGCGAGGCCGGTCGAGCCTGAGCCTGAGCACGGGCACGGGCGGGGCCACGAGCCTGAGCGCGTGCGCAACGCGCGTGAGCCCCGCGGCCCGCCGCTCCGGGTCGGACCGCTCGGTGGCCGTGACCACCAGCAGCAGCTGCGGCTGCCGCAGCGGCTCCAGCGCCGGCGGCGAGGGGAGGACATCGTCAACTCCGTCGGCGAGGGAATAGAG GTGTTTGTCACGGACATGAGCCGGACTGAAGACAACATGCACTTAACCGTCAGTCAGACTAATAAAATGCAGTTAACTGAAGGAGTTAGGTCCAAGTCATTTCTGGCTGTATCATGTGCCACTGCCACATCACGTTTTGGCTGCACCTAG